In one window of Aceticella autotrophica DNA:
- a CDS encoding type II secretion system protein, with amino-acid sequence MQSLLKRVHNVSRNEKGFTLVELIVVVAIIAILTAVLLPKLLGYTDNARESRAKGDLASMKSVVEAYAADQGNGKYPAAGNSGTPGTIGQVLSEHGIKTPTDPWGNSYYYAVSTDQSSYVILSKGKGGAGAAETIYVTGSTSPKKGDPNPSATGSTPAPGYPSDGTLAPIQ; translated from the coding sequence ATGCAAAGCTTATTAAAAAGGGTACATAATGTATCACGCAATGAGAAGGGCTTCACGCTTGTAGAACTCATAGTTGTTGTGGCAATCATAGCAATACTGACAGCAGTGCTTCTTCCAAAACTTTTGGGTTATACAGACAATGCAAGAGAAAGCAGGGCAAAGGGTGATTTGGCATCAATGAAAAGCGTTGTAGAGGCATATGCGGCAGACCAAGGAAATGGCAAATATCCTGCTGCTGGCAATTCTGGTACACCGGGGACTATTGGACAAGTACTTTCAGAACATGGTATTAAGACACCAACAGATCCATGGGGTAACTCTTACTATTATGCAGTAAGTACAGATCAAAGTTCATATGTAATATTATCAAAAGGGAAAGGCGGAGCTGGAGCTGCAGAAACTATTTATGTGACAGGGAGCACATCGCCGAAAAAGGGTGATCCTAATCCAAGTGCAACAGGTAGTACACCAGCACCTGGTTATCCTTCAGACGGTACTTTAGCACCGATACAATAA